In one Natronosalvus amylolyticus genomic region, the following are encoded:
- a CDS encoding DNA polymerase sliding clamp produces the protein MFKAIVSAATLTSALDSVSVLVDECKIHLEEEGLSIRAVDPANVGMVDLTLDAAAFESYEADGGLIGVDLSRLEDIAGMAESGQLIQLELDEETRKLHIQIDGLEYTLALIDPDSIRQEPDIPDLDLPARVVLEGKDVNRSVKAADMVSDHIALGVDDAEEFFYVNAEGDTDDVHLELTKDDLIDLQVGPAHSLFSLDYLKDMNKAIPGDTEVTLDLGEEFPIKLYFGFAEGQGQVTYMLAPRIQSD, from the coding sequence ATGTTCAAGGCCATCGTGAGCGCGGCAACGCTCACCAGTGCGCTCGATTCTGTGAGCGTGCTGGTCGACGAGTGTAAGATTCACCTCGAGGAAGAGGGGCTCTCCATTCGAGCGGTCGACCCCGCCAACGTCGGTATGGTAGACCTCACCCTCGATGCCGCCGCCTTCGAATCCTACGAGGCCGACGGCGGCCTCATCGGTGTCGACCTCTCGAGACTCGAAGACATAGCTGGCATGGCCGAATCCGGCCAGCTCATCCAGCTCGAACTCGACGAAGAAACGCGCAAACTCCACATCCAGATCGACGGCCTCGAGTACACCCTCGCGCTGATCGACCCCGACTCGATCCGCCAGGAGCCGGACATTCCGGACCTCGACTTGCCAGCCCGCGTCGTCCTCGAGGGCAAAGACGTCAACCGTTCGGTGAAAGCCGCCGATATGGTCTCCGACCACATCGCACTCGGTGTCGACGACGCCGAGGAGTTCTTTTACGTCAACGCCGAGGGTGACACCGACGACGTCCACCTCGAGTTGACCAAAGACGACCTGATCGACCTGCAGGTCGGCCCGGCCCACTCGCTGTTCTCGCTGGATTACCTGAAAGACATGAACAAGGCGATTCCCGGCGATACCGAAGTGACCCTGGATCTAGGTGAGGAGTTCCCGATTAAGCTGTATTTCGGCTTTGCAGAAGGTCAGGGCCAGGTAACGTACATGCTGGCACCGCGGATTCAGAGCGACTAG
- a CDS encoding 23S rRNA (uridine(2552)-2'-O)-methyltransferase, with protein MTRKDDYYNRAKQQGYRSRAAYKLKQLDDLEGLIEGGDTVVDLGAAPGGWLQVAAEKVGPRGRVIGVDLQRIKDLEQTDLAERTETLRGDMTQDKTRKRVLDAAEGPVDCVISDMAPNMSGEYSLDQARSLHLARMAFETALEILDTGGNFAVKVFEGPDVDALRADLEDEFQYVRATSPDASRKSSSEIYLIAKGLLTAPVEVGETLEVEIVDTGSEGDGIASIEGYRVFVSDVDAGETVRIRIEDVKPNFGFAERLEE; from the coding sequence ATGACACGAAAAGACGACTACTACAATCGGGCGAAACAACAGGGATATCGCTCGAGGGCGGCGTACAAACTCAAACAACTCGACGACCTCGAGGGGCTGATCGAGGGCGGCGACACGGTCGTCGACCTGGGTGCAGCACCGGGTGGCTGGCTTCAGGTCGCCGCCGAGAAAGTCGGCCCGCGGGGCCGCGTCATCGGCGTCGACCTCCAGCGAATCAAGGACCTCGAGCAGACTGACCTCGCCGAGCGAACCGAAACCCTCCGCGGGGACATGACCCAGGACAAGACCAGAAAGCGGGTGCTCGATGCGGCCGAAGGGCCGGTCGACTGCGTCATTTCGGACATGGCGCCGAACATGTCCGGTGAGTACTCCCTCGACCAGGCTCGTTCGTTGCACCTCGCCCGGATGGCGTTCGAAACGGCCCTCGAGATACTCGACACCGGGGGGAACTTCGCAGTCAAGGTGTTCGAAGGCCCCGACGTCGACGCGCTCCGGGCCGACCTCGAAGACGAGTTCCAGTACGTTCGAGCGACGAGTCCGGACGCCTCTCGAAAATCGTCCTCGGAAATCTATCTCATCGCTAAAGGACTGTTGACTGCCCCCGTGGAAGTCGGGGAGACGCTCGAGGTCGAGATCGTCGACACCGGTTCGGAAGGTGACGGCATCGCCTCGATCGAGGGCTACCGAGTGTTCGTCTCCGACGTGGACGCTGGTGAAACCGTCCGTATCCGTATCGAGGACGTCAAACCCAACTTCGGGTTTGCCGAGCGACTCGAGGAGTAG
- a CDS encoding ribbon-helix-helix domain-containing protein, translating to MPKISVEIPQELLDDLDEHVGDDGKFVNRSDAIRSSIRKTLDLLDEIDARHDRLDVDDS from the coding sequence ATGCCCAAGATCAGCGTCGAAATTCCACAGGAGTTGCTCGACGATCTCGATGAACACGTCGGCGACGACGGGAAGTTCGTCAATCGTAGCGACGCGATTCGATCGTCGATCCGAAAAACGCTCGACCTGCTCGACGAAATCGACGCCAGACACGACCGCCTCGATGTCGACGACTCGTAG
- a CDS encoding serine hydrolase domain-containing protein, whose product MVIDAVIEETMAEHDVAGATVAYVEGDEIVYTEGYGHADYETGESVDPDETSFMIGSVSKLLVWTAVMQGVEDGTLDLDEPVGTYLDAYEFEGDDEVTLAHLATHSGGYDDRFKGIFVQEHSEIDEWEGKLESEMPPQIWEPGETISYSNHGTVLAGLVVQEAYGKPLESHIEDEIFNPLGMDSATFVQPAPEDRTLSKGHVPVDDGFETRDPAIVGIPPAGSMSSTAPDMGAFALAKLQDGAVEHDGENVQILEPTSVAEMFDQQATNHPGVQGLGYGYMLSEYRGEQLVVHTGGTEYFHTLFVLFPEHDVGLFVSFNSMAPFDDVLDGFMDERFEPVESSIESDPTTADRADEYAGEYRMTTFQTTHEKFLGLAQGTVTASVTDDGVLELTSPAGEKTRWVEVEPGVFEPKTDDDASFGQTSVAIEDGYLYMNAPAPPFERLSWYETAGFQVGLAGAVIVTLLSTIVIWPINAYRHRGWGAMRGYLNRPRLAILGCVALLVTFIGGVALNPPFDMASWVYGFSLWQRLTFALLYVLAIGAVATVVAVGIEWQRVFVARDLDAGSTSRYGLVYLTTLVMALLVLLWQAWYWNLFTAAF is encoded by the coding sequence ATGGTTATCGATGCGGTGATTGAGGAGACGATGGCTGAACACGACGTGGCAGGGGCAACGGTCGCGTACGTGGAGGGAGACGAGATCGTCTACACCGAGGGCTATGGGCATGCCGACTACGAGACGGGTGAGTCTGTCGATCCGGATGAAACCTCCTTCATGATCGGATCGGTCTCGAAATTGCTGGTCTGGACCGCGGTAATGCAGGGCGTAGAAGATGGCACGCTCGACCTCGATGAGCCAGTCGGGACGTACCTCGATGCCTACGAGTTCGAAGGCGACGACGAAGTAACGCTTGCACACCTTGCAACGCACTCAGGAGGATACGATGACCGCTTCAAAGGGATCTTCGTCCAGGAACACAGTGAGATCGATGAATGGGAAGGAAAACTCGAATCGGAGATGCCGCCACAGATCTGGGAGCCTGGCGAGACGATCTCATATTCGAACCACGGTACCGTCCTTGCCGGCCTCGTCGTTCAGGAAGCGTACGGCAAACCCCTCGAGTCCCACATTGAGGACGAAATTTTCAACCCACTGGGGATGGACAGCGCCACGTTTGTCCAACCCGCTCCAGAAGACCGAACGCTTTCGAAGGGGCACGTCCCGGTCGATGACGGGTTCGAAACACGTGACCCGGCGATCGTCGGTATTCCACCAGCTGGTTCGATGAGCTCCACCGCACCCGACATGGGCGCGTTTGCGCTCGCTAAACTCCAAGACGGGGCAGTCGAACACGACGGTGAGAATGTCCAGATCCTCGAGCCTACGTCAGTCGCGGAGATGTTCGATCAGCAGGCGACGAACCATCCGGGTGTACAAGGATTGGGCTACGGGTATATGTTGAGCGAATATCGTGGCGAGCAACTTGTCGTGCATACCGGTGGAACCGAGTACTTTCACACGTTGTTCGTCTTGTTTCCCGAACACGACGTTGGTCTCTTCGTGAGTTTCAATTCGATGGCACCGTTCGACGATGTCCTCGACGGATTCATGGACGAGCGATTCGAACCGGTCGAGAGTTCGATCGAATCGGATCCGACGACGGCTGACCGAGCGGACGAGTACGCCGGGGAGTACCGGATGACAACGTTCCAGACGACACACGAAAAGTTCCTGGGACTGGCTCAAGGGACAGTGACGGCCTCCGTGACCGATGACGGCGTGCTCGAACTCACATCACCAGCAGGTGAGAAGACTCGATGGGTCGAGGTCGAACCGGGCGTTTTCGAGCCCAAAACCGACGATGATGCAAGTTTCGGACAGACGAGCGTGGCGATCGAAGATGGCTACCTCTACATGAACGCACCAGCGCCACCATTCGAACGTCTCTCGTGGTATGAGACGGCGGGTTTCCAGGTCGGTCTCGCCGGCGCAGTTATTGTGACGCTCCTCTCAACGATTGTCATCTGGCCGATCAACGCCTACCGACACCGCGGTTGGGGAGCGATGCGTGGGTATCTGAACCGTCCTCGCCTCGCAATCCTGGGATGTGTTGCTCTTCTGGTGACGTTTATCGGTGGCGTCGCGTTGAATCCGCCGTTCGATATGGCGTCCTGGGTGTACGGCTTCTCGCTCTGGCAACGGCTGACGTTCGCGCTACTGTACGTCTTGGCCATCGGAGCCGTAGCCACGGTGGTCGCGGTTGGCATTGAGTGGCAACGAGTTTTCGTCGCCCGCGACCTCGATGCAGGATCAACTAGCCGGTACGGTCTGGTGTATCTGACCACTCTGGTAATGGCACTCCTCGTCTTACTCTGGCAAGCGTGGTACTGGAATCTATTCACAGCGGCGTTTTGA